A stretch of the Proteus sp. ZN5 genome encodes the following:
- the lpxM gene encoding lauroyl-Kdo(2)-lipid IV(A) myristoyltransferase (LpxM is lauroyl-Kdo(2)-lipid IV(A) myristoyltransferase, an enzyme characterized in Escherichia coli and involved in biosynthesis of the form of lipid A found in that species and some closely related species.), translating into MNKEKDTDSKAGYVPTFHRAYLHPRHWGTWLGAGVLSALAYMPVKWRDPFLASIGRFVGRKAKSARRRADINLRYCFPTWNKTQRENVLDSMFETAPQSFVMLAELCLRGPERILKRTSWQGLEIIERFKEQGRNVIFMVPHGWAVDIPAMLLASTGQKMAAMFHHQKDPVADYLWNKARHHFDGRLHSREAGIKPFISSVRQGYWGYYLPDQDHGAEHSQFVDFFGTYKATLPAIGRLMKVCRAAIVPLFPVYCHKTHQLSIIVREPMDDIEDKDDAYIARRMNEELEALVTPTPEQYTWILKLLKTRKEGEIEPYARENILD; encoded by the coding sequence ATGAATAAAGAAAAAGATACAGATAGCAAAGCGGGTTATGTACCCACTTTTCACCGTGCCTATTTGCATCCTCGTCATTGGGGAACATGGTTAGGTGCAGGTGTATTAAGTGCATTGGCTTATATGCCAGTAAAATGGCGTGATCCATTTCTTGCTTCTATTGGTCGTTTTGTTGGACGTAAAGCGAAAAGTGCAAGACGTCGTGCAGATATCAACTTGAGATACTGTTTTCCAACATGGAATAAAACGCAACGAGAAAATGTACTCGACAGTATGTTTGAAACTGCGCCTCAATCCTTTGTGATGTTAGCTGAGCTTTGTTTAAGAGGTCCTGAGCGTATATTAAAGCGCACATCTTGGCAGGGATTAGAAATTATTGAGCGTTTTAAAGAGCAAGGCCGTAATGTTATTTTTATGGTACCTCATGGATGGGCAGTTGATATCCCTGCAATGTTGTTAGCATCAACAGGTCAGAAAATGGCTGCAATGTTCCATCACCAAAAAGATCCCGTTGCTGATTATTTATGGAATAAAGCACGTCATCATTTTGATGGCAGATTACATTCACGCGAAGCAGGTATTAAGCCTTTTATTTCTTCTGTGCGACAAGGTTACTGGGGCTATTATTTACCAGACCAAGATCATGGTGCAGAGCATAGTCAATTTGTGGATTTTTTCGGTACCTATAAAGCGACATTACCTGCAATTGGGCGGTTAATGAAAGTGTGCCGAGCGGCTATTGTGCCTCTGTTTCCAGTGTATTGTCATAAAACACATCAGCTTAGTATTATTGTTCGTGAACCAATGGATGATATTGAAGATAAAGATGATGCGTACATTGCACGTAGAATGAATGAAGAGTTAGAAGCACTAGTGACACCAACACCAGAGCAATATACGTGGATCTTAAAATTACTGAAGACACGTAAAGAGGGCGAAATAGAGCCTTATGCTCGTGAGAATATTTTGGACTAG
- the mepM gene encoding murein DD-endopeptidase MepM, protein MQQKKSIAQVYLSLPLPHKIMLGSLTAATLAVAIWRPVVLQNEQSREVPVSIQMPLTNQDENTDDIITDSSDQLTDEGLVGAEDGTDTSTAVAQVPHTYIVSSGDSLSSILTQFGIDSADIATISNQNKDLRNLKIGQSISWELDDNGLLKELSWGVSRRETRVYTRTETGFKETKEFQKGEWKNSVTTGVIRGSFSVSATNAGLTNSEARAVTKALQWQVDFKKLQSGDQFAALFSREVLDGRTEQSELIGVRLRSAGKDYYAFLAEDGRFYDSQAGGLERGFMRFPTVKQFRVSSQFNPRRINPVTGRLAAHKGVDFAMPVGTPVLATGDGEVIVAKYSGAAGNFIAIRHGSQYTTRYMHLRQLLVKPGQRVKRGDRIALSGNTGRSTGPHLHYELWINQQAVNPLTATLPRADGLTGKDKQEYLAKVKEIKPQLVLAD, encoded by the coding sequence GTGCAGCAGAAGAAATCCATTGCACAGGTATATTTAAGTTTACCACTCCCACATAAGATCATGCTCGGTTCGTTAACTGCAGCAACACTGGCCGTCGCAATTTGGCGACCAGTGGTTCTTCAAAATGAGCAAAGCCGAGAAGTTCCTGTCAGCATTCAAATGCCGCTTACCAATCAAGATGAAAATACGGATGACATTATCACTGATAGTAGTGATCAACTTACCGATGAAGGATTAGTTGGTGCGGAAGATGGCACAGATACGAGTACCGCAGTTGCACAAGTTCCTCATACTTATATCGTCTCTAGTGGGGATTCATTAAGTTCAATACTCACTCAGTTTGGTATTGACTCAGCTGATATTGCAACTATCTCTAATCAAAATAAAGATCTTAGAAATCTTAAAATCGGGCAATCTATTAGTTGGGAGCTTGATGATAATGGATTACTAAAAGAGTTAAGTTGGGGTGTTTCTCGCCGTGAAACTCGAGTTTATACCCGTACAGAAACGGGCTTTAAAGAGACAAAAGAGTTTCAAAAAGGTGAGTGGAAAAATAGTGTTACCACTGGTGTTATTCGTGGGAGTTTCTCTGTTAGTGCAACGAATGCAGGTTTAACTAATTCAGAAGCACGCGCAGTGACTAAAGCATTGCAATGGCAAGTAGACTTTAAAAAACTACAAAGTGGCGATCAATTTGCAGCACTTTTTTCTCGCGAAGTGCTTGACGGTCGTACAGAACAAAGTGAACTTATTGGTGTGCGTTTACGCAGCGCTGGTAAAGACTACTATGCTTTCCTTGCTGAAGATGGCCGTTTTTATGATAGCCAAGCTGGTGGATTAGAACGTGGATTTATGCGATTCCCAACAGTGAAGCAGTTTAGAGTTTCCTCTCAATTTAACCCTCGTCGTATTAATCCTGTTACAGGTCGTTTAGCTGCTCATAAAGGTGTCGACTTTGCTATGCCAGTAGGTACACCGGTATTAGCAACAGGGGATGGCGAAGTTATTGTGGCTAAATACAGCGGTGCCGCAGGTAACTTTATCGCTATTCGTCATGGTAGCCAATATACGACACGTTATATGCACTTACGCCAATTACTTGTAAAACCTGGGCAACGTGTTAAGCGTGGAGATAGAATTGCGTTATCAGGCAATACAGGACGTTCTACGGGACCTCATTTACATTATGAGCTGTGGATCAACCAACAAGCAGTCAATCCACTAACGGCAACATTGCCTCGTGCTGATGGTTTAACAGGTAAAGATAAACAAGAATATCTCGCTAAAGTAAAAGAGATTAAGCCTCAATTAGTGCTAGCCGATTGA